The Vibrio sp. NTOU-M3 genomic sequence AGTTGAAGCTGAAAATAGTGTCGATTTACTGAAAAAAGGCCATTTTCAGGGTACGCCAGACGGTACATCGGTTGTCTTTATTGATGATATCCGAGATAAAAAGTTACAAAACGTGTTTATTGCTCAGATGCGTCCGAGAGACTCGATTTTACCAAGCGTCATGTATGCCACTTCTGGTGATGTAAAAGAAACCAGTGATGGCCGACAAGTGATCACTTTGTATGATGGCACACGTTGGGAAGGTGTTCCTACAAGTGTTAACTACATGGTGACTGATTTTGATGAATACGAAGGTCTTATCGGCCAACGTGAAGTAAAACAAAAAGGCCGTGATTGGGAAGCCTTACCGACTACAACACTATTTGGTAATTCAGATCCTAGGGCGCAAGCTGAGCTTCAATGGCGTATTTCACTGGTTGTGTGTATTCCATTATTAACCATGTTGGTGGTTCCGCTTTCAGCGGTAAACCCGCGTCAAGGACGTTTTGCCAAAATGGGCCCCGCTATTTTGATTTATCTAGCGTATTTCCTCGCGATAAGTGCAACCAAATCAGCCATAGAAGATGGCGGAATTCCAGCCGCAATTGGTATGTGGCCCATCAATGCCGCATTGCTTTTGACTGCAATTATCGCAAACTCGATGGACAGCGTAGCAGTCCGACGTCTTAAAGAACAATTTAGAAAGAAAAAGGCGGCCTAAGACGTGTTTAAAATTCTCGATTTGTATATTGGCAGAACCATTATCGCAACAACCTCTTTAGTGTTGGCGACGTTTGTTGGTCTTTCTGCCATCATCAAGTATGTGGAGCAACTTCGTAAAGTCGGACAAGGCACTTACGATTTGCTACAAGCGCTATTTTTCGTCTTGCTCAGTGTTCCTCGAGATATTGAAATGTTCTTCCCAATGGCAGCGTTGCTTGGTGCTTTGATTGGTCTCGGAATGTTGGCATCGAGCTCTGAATTGGTTGTCATGCAAGCGGCTGGTTTCTCCAAGTTGGACATTGGTCTATCTGTATTGAAAACGGCCGTGCCACTGATGATTATTGTGACCTTATTAGGCCAGTGGGGGGCGCCGCAAGCGCAGAAAATGGCAAGGGATATGCGTGCCTTTTCTACTTCAGGTGGCGCCATCATGTCTGTTCGAGCTGGCGTTTGGGCACGCGATGCCAATGATTTTGTTTTTATCGGAAAAATTGAAGACGATAAATTGCATCGACTGAATATGTGGCGCTTTGATGAAGAGAAAAAGCTCGAGTCAGTGATTCATGCAGAAAAAGTCGATTATTTAGGTGATAACGAATGGATCATGCGTAATGTTCAAGTAACTGACATGCGTGATGATATCGAGATAGCCAAACACAATATGCCAGAGTACCGCTGGACAACCTCGCTGGCGCCAGACAAGTTGGCGATTGTAACAGTGAAACCAGAAGAGCTGTCGCTAAGTGGTTTGTATGACTACGTCACATACCTTGAAGACTCTGAGCAAGACTCATCACGTTATGAACTGGCATTTTGGCGCAAAGTTACTCAGCCGTTTTCCATTGCTGTGATGATGTTGATGGCATTGTCGTTTATCTTTGGTCCATTGCGCAGCGTGACGATGGGGGCAAGGATCTTGT encodes the following:
- the lptF gene encoding LPS export ABC transporter permease LptF; the protein is MIIVRYLIRETLKSQLAIFFVLFLVFVSQKLIRVLADASDGEIPAGLVMNYVALSMPSMGLLMLPLSIFLGILLTFGRLYAESEITVMNATGIGNKFLIRAALYLAVITGVLAAYNSFFLSPWSQDRIIQLEEQVEAENSVDLLKKGHFQGTPDGTSVVFIDDIRDKKLQNVFIAQMRPRDSILPSVMYATSGDVKETSDGRQVITLYDGTRWEGVPTSVNYMVTDFDEYEGLIGQREVKQKGRDWEALPTTTLFGNSDPRAQAELQWRISLVVCIPLLTMLVVPLSAVNPRQGRFAKMGPAILIYLAYFLAISATKSAIEDGGIPAAIGMWPINAALLLTAIIANSMDSVAVRRLKEQFRKKKAA
- the lptG gene encoding LPS export ABC transporter permease LptG, with amino-acid sequence MFKILDLYIGRTIIATTSLVLATFVGLSAIIKYVEQLRKVGQGTYDLLQALFFVLLSVPRDIEMFFPMAALLGALIGLGMLASSSELVVMQAAGFSKLDIGLSVLKTAVPLMIIVTLLGQWGAPQAQKMARDMRAFSTSGGAIMSVRAGVWARDANDFVFIGKIEDDKLHRLNMWRFDEEKKLESVIHAEKVDYLGDNEWIMRNVQVTDMRDDIEIAKHNMPEYRWTTSLAPDKLAIVTVKPEELSLSGLYDYVTYLEDSEQDSSRYELAFWRKVTQPFSIAVMMLMALSFIFGPLRSVTMGARILSGVIAGFTFYISSEFFGPLSLVYNIPPAFGAVMPSIVFLTIAIMLLRRKL